The region GCTGAAAAGCTCttgtgcagaggagctgtgaGCTATCAGCTGCATATTCGTTAGGGTGGGGAGAGGCCAGGATCTCTACATTTTGCCCAAGCCCTGCTGTGACCTGCTGTTAGATCTGACACCTCGCCACAGCGAGCCTCATTCTCATTATCTTCTTCAAGTGAAAAGCACCATTTGTTGGGATCTGGCTGCTGCTCCCAACTGGTCTCCCCTCCCCAGCAATAAGCactgagcagctcagctccGGATGGAGCAGGAACGAATGAGCCAGCTGACCACGGTGACAAATGGCACCAGTCCCTGGGCTCGGCTGGAAGCCATCGGCTGCTGCCACATCCGAGAGCAGGCGAGGAAGAAGCTGGAAGGGAGGAATGGGCCCTCAGCCCTGGTGTTCAATCCAATCGGAAACACACAGCTCTTCTTTAAATACTGtctcttttgaaaaataacttttctcagTGAACCCTGGCAGCTGCAGGCCAAGAGTGAAGCAGGCAGGTGTGTGATTGGAGGCAGGCTCCAAGCTGGGAGCCTGCCAACAGCAACCACAAGGCAGCTCTTGACTTCCCCCACGCTCAAAGGGATCATTGTgtagaggaggagaaaaaaagaaagcggCAGGTTGGGTGTTTTAAAACCCGCAGTgacagggagaggagggggaggagggtcAGATGCCAGAGCACGCCTGGGATGCACATCCCGGGAGCTGGGATGAGCCCGCTCACGTGCCACGAAAAGCACGATTCACCCTTTACCCTGGGGGGACAGCACACCCACCACTCCACAACCAACCTGGCTTACATCCGTGAAGTTTCCATGCCCCAAACAGCCATTGCTGCCGCTGCCGAAGGTCATGATTATCCCCCtatctggaaaagcagaaacaagtcATGTTACAGGCACATGTGGGGCCCTGCAAGGCAGGCACAGCCTGTGGAGCTGGCCATGGCTCCCGGGACAGCTGCTCTGTTTGGACCCACTCTGACCCACAACTTGCTGGGGGAACCAGAGGCCTGCAGCGACCTTCCAGAGAGCAGCAGCCTTGATGTGCTGCGACAGCTcagcaaacaaacagcagatGATAGGAGAGCGCTGAGATAACGTTATTGCAGCTGTGTACGCAGGAGCTGCTAACTCCACAGTCTGTCAAGGTGTTAAATACACAGAGGTGCTCACTGAGCAGCCGCCCAGCCAAAGGGTGGCAGGAAATGCCATGGAGAGGGAGGACAAACACATGCCTACTGAGTTTTCCGGGTGCATATCTGTCATTTGGTGCCATGATCCCCAGCAGAAGTGCAAACAGGGCTCCCACAGGACCATTGTGAGGGATTTGCTCCACAAACACGGCCTCGGACTGGTGTGTGCGCTCCCCTCCCACTTGGAACGCCTCCTGGCCCACTCTGGGATGGCTCAGACCCTGCCTGCCTATGGCTGAGGACAACTGGCCATGCTCATGGTGACTTCTCTCTACAACACCACTGGTCACTGCTTTGTCTGTGTCACACTCAGAGTACATGACAGAAAAAAGGCTGAACTACCCTGATGCTCCTCACACTGCGGCCCCCACTGTACAGGCCAGTTCTGGCTGCAGGTGACACTAGCACAGCCAGGACAACAAACAGAGATTTGTGGCCCTCCCCAAACCAGACAGACCTTTGGGAACAAGTTGACCAGTATGGCATCATAGGAAGACCGTGCCTGCCATTTCCGACCCCCACCTGATGCTACAGGTCACAAAGGCCTTCATGTCACCCCAGCCCAGTGCTCCTCTCAGGTTCCCCTCTGATCTGGCTCCCCAGGCCATCACGCTGCATTTGCAAAAGCAGCTGCCAACCCTGACGGGCTGGGACTCGGCCGTGAGAAGGCAGGAGGCAGCGGCTCACCTGTGAGGCAGGCTGTGAAGAGATCACCGCAGGACACGTGTTTGATGGTCACACCGGACTGTCCCTCCAGAAAGCGGGACACAAActgaggctggagctgctcagtGGCTCCTGGGAGAGAAGGGCCTCCCGCAGCACCCATGGGGGGAGCCTGGCGGAGAGAGGCCATGTCAGCTTCTGCACCTCTGCGCAGCAAGAGCGGGGTTGGAGAACGCAGATGAGCCCCTTCCCACAGGCCCAGAAGTGTCACCTACACCCTGGATGGGACTGCGGTCCTGGGGCTCACGACGGTGTAAAGAGCAGAAATGTCTCCTCCTCAGGAATCACACCCCCGAGGCTTCCACAACCACTGCCTGCCCCAGGCTCCCCGTCACTCACCTCCCACATGATGAGCCGCCCTGATTTGGTGACCCCGGCCTTCTGCGTCCGTCCAGCAGACACCTGCACCACCTCGGTGTTGAGCATGGGCAGGCGGAGCGGGGTGGTGATTCCGCTCCCCCAGGTGTAGATGGATGACAGTGGAGGAGGAATTCCTGTCCTGGCTGAACCACCTCGAACACCTGCAGGTCAAAGAGAAATCATCAACACGGATCCCTGGTTCTcctcaggaaaagaaacaacaccagccatccaggggctgctggggaacTCCCAGCCAGGGCTGAGAGAAGCACATGGGGAAAGCTCCTTGTATTTTATCCCAGAAATGAGGGAAGCAGCAACACAACAGGTCTAGCTAATTGTTACCAGTGCCacttgcattgccctttgcTGGGACATACCCCCTCAGCACCCCCAGAAACTTGATTCAAGGGTTGAAAACCCAGAGAGCTGCTTGGTCCCCAGAGTCACAGTGCCTGTGGGCTTCTCCAGGACTCAGGGAAGGTGATGTCTCTTAAATTCCTCTCTCCAGAAGCTCAAGTGCCTTCCTGACCCCTGACATCCAAGGGAAAGCATCCTTCCCAAAAGAGCTGTGTTGATCACACCATGCCAGGACTCACCCCTCGGCCTGGCGCTGCTCACTCGTCCCCCCGTCCGGCTGTGGGTCACTGTCGGCACTGGAGCCAAGGGTTTTTCAGGCCTGCCAAACCAAAATCCAGTCCTTAATGTCAGCTCAGCCCAACAGGTCCTGCAGAGTCCTGGATCGCAGAAGGTCTGGGCAGAGCTACAGCATAAGCCACAACTGAATAGCCCGAAGAATTACCTCAGTAGGTGCTTTGAACCACCTGAGAGAGGGGAGTTGGCATCAGTTTGCTTCCCCCTGAGCTCACAACTCTCTATTCACTGTTACTGCCACAACAAGCCCACACCTGCCGTGGCCCCGAGCCACAGGGCCAAGCTCAGCCCGCAGCAGCTGCACGTTGGGTAATGCAGGAGCTGCACGGGGACAACACTCTTTTCAGAGCTCACAACGGAGACAGTGAGCCCGTCAGACACGTCGTGGGCTGTGGCAGCCCCTCTCAGGGGACATTAAGGTGGCAGTGTCACTTGCCTTCTCATTTTGACACTGCCCACGTCAGTGTAGAGGTTCAGAAGGGGCCGAATGCAGATGGCTTGAGCCATGATCTCATTCAGCTGGGGCCGCTTAGAAGGATCCAGGTTCAGCATGCTGAGGATGAGCTGGCGCAAGTCGGGGCTGTATCTATCCGATATTGGGGCAAACGTCCCGCTCATGATCTTCAATACTAAGGCAGGAAGAttctggagagaaaaacaagagagaTACATACAGTGGCTGGGTAGTCAGAGGCAAGGCCAAGGAGCAACAAGTCCTCAGCCTCTGTCTTCACACCTTCAGGCTCAGCGAGAAGAGGGATCCAAGCACACATTTTCACCTCTGTAAGAGGCCACAGCTCCCTGTGTTTAGTGTAAACCATATACCCCTCTTACCGCAGCTTCGAAAGCCCTCTTGAGGCTGGCGAGTTCGTACAGCACACAGCCCAAAGCCCAGATATCGCTCTTCTGGTTGTAAGGCTTCCCTTCACAGAGCTCTGGGGAGATGTAACACGGAGTTCCCACAACCTAGCAGAGACAGAAATCCGCCGTGATGCTGTGAAACTGGGGCAGGGAGGTGGAAAGAGAAAGGCTCAGTTTAGAGCCCAGTGCGCAGACTGGCTAGAGCACCACCAACCAAAGCTTAGTGGAGCTGGGCTTCTGTTCCTCGGTGTCAACGTCTGGCTGACAATCTCAGTGAAAAACAGGAGGATTTGCCTTTCCAGAGACCTCCCTTGCACAGAGATTACCTCTAATTTTGATCCTATCCGCATGAGAGCATCAGAGCCCAGAGCAATGAGAGTGATATGAATGTCTAGTCAGATTAGACCAGGTGGGAAATGATGCTGAAGTCTcaagcagaaagaagagattACGACAAAGCaggacagcagagcacaggcaggaaTTCAGTTGCCAAATATGTGTCAGACAAGCCTGCAAATACCATCCATCCCCTCTGACAGCAGGAGGAACCTTGTCTACCCTTTACCAGTGGGCCTAGACACTCCATCCTCTCCCAGGCGTGGGCAGGCAGATCATTTCTCACCTTTTTGCAGCACACAGAGCTGCAACAACTTGGGCATGAAGACATCAGCCCTTATAAACTCCAAGGAGCAAAGCAGCCTGTGAAACATGGATGGGGCCTACTGCAAGTGGGCTACATCCAGCCTCACTGCCTACAGCAGCTTCCAAGAGACTGTCATGAGACAAGTCCAGAATTTTGGTCAGCAGTTCCCTTGCAAAGCCAGGCCACTCACTGTGTAGGCTTTACTCTTGCTGCTCAAGATTTTCGAGATACCAAAGTCTCCGATCTTGACAATCATGCGATGTTTGTCCAAGAGGATGTTCTGAGTCTTCAGGTCACGGTGCAGGATCTGCTTGGTGTGCACATGGTGAAGAGCCAGGAGGATCTGCACGAAGAAGTGCAGGATGGTGTCCTCGTCCAGCAAGGAGTTACAGCGCTTATGTATAAACTCGGCTAATGTGCCCCCTGAAAAGAACAACAAAGGGCTGTCAGCAAGGGTGGCTGCACAGGGCAGTGCAAACCCGGCCTAAAAGCTGGGGAGAATTAGCCACAGATGTCTTAACAAGCCAAGTGCATGAGAAAAAACACAGCCTGGTGGGACACGCAGCACCATCCTCCAATGCTCCTGGGACCGTGCGGAGAACAATAGCTGCACAGTTGGTGGGacaaagaaacagcaagagaGAAGTTACTGTTGACATAGTGTCAAaggcagcaggaaaagaaaCGCTAAAATTACAGCTCTTGGAGAAGGACATAAACCTCGATGGCAGAACAAGATAAGCCTGTTCTGCACAAGAGAATTCTTGCAGTCCGAGAGGCCACGTGGCACTGAGAGGCCCCTGTCGAGAAGGGGAGGTCCAGGTTCACGTCTCAGGCACAACTTTTAACGAACCCTCATGTAAATGTTGATTTCATCTTAAATTCCACAGTAAATCTCATTATAAATCACACCTTCCCACACAGAGCTGTGGGACCAGCAGCGTGGCCGAGAGCTGATCAAGAGAAATGTTTGTGAAATGCAAACCAAGGGCAGACAGCAGTGACAGAGGTGATAGGAATCTCTCTGCTTCTGACATGATTAGCAGGCGTAAAGCAgatcatcacagaatcacacaccAGTTGAGGGTGGAAGGGACATCGGGAGGTTCTCTGGTCCAGTCCCACGATCAAGAAGGGACACAAAGAGCTGGTTACCCAGGACCATGACCTgtcttttgaatatctccaaggacgATGACTccacatctctgggcaacctgtgctaATGATCAGTCACTTGACTCACAATCAACTTGGTGCCCATCAGGACCCTCAGATCCTTTTCTACAACGTCTGTTCCAGACACACGTTGGGACCCTTTGGTGGTCCAAGGTGTGGGATCTTTACCAAAATCACAACACAGGGCCACAGCAGCCTGACCCAAGGAGACCTGAGGGCTTGGCATCCCCTGGACCAGTTGAGGAGATCAGGGCGCACCTGGGGCATATTCCATGGCGATCATGAGCGCCTTGTCCTCCAGGAAGTTCTCGTAGTACTCAATGACGTTGGGGTGGCTGAGCAGCTTGAGGACCTGGCACTCGTTCTGCGCTGCCAGCCGCTCGTCCTTGCTCATCTGCTCCACCGGGATCTGCTTCAGGATCACCAGCTTCTGGTCGGCCTTGCGCAGGCACAGGTGCACGATGctgtgggatggggacaaggcCTCAGCAGTGGCGGGGGGACGACAGGGCCTGGCCACCACCCTGTACTGACACACGGCGCCTGCACCCCCCCTCGCCATGGTAACAGGGCCTGCAATCCACACACCCCCCCGGATGTCACACACCCAGTGCCAAGCCACCCTATCGCCATGGAAACAACCAGGACTTGGACCCCCCCCCCCGTCCAGGGTGCCACACGCCGGCTGACCTCCCCGTTGCCATGGCGATAGGGCCCGTGCGCCTTGTTGCCATGGTAATGGGGCTTGCGGTCTCCCACCCCGCGGTGCCACACAGCCGGCGCTCCCCACACACGCGTTGCCACGGTTAAAAGGCTTCGAGACCCCCCTCAGTTCCCCCACGCCCGTGCCACGGGGCCGCCCTCACCCGaaggcccctctccccaccaccCGGATCCGCTCGTATTTCTCCATCACCGCCCCGGCCGGACCCGAGCTCCTCCTGTCTCCATGGAGACACTTCCGGGAGCCGCTACGGCGGCCGCGGGCAGACAAAACACCGCGTGCCGCGCCCGTCCCCAGCATCATTCGTGTAGGGGCTGCGGGAAGATGGGGCTCGGCCGGGAGAGCGGATGATGCCAGACCAAGGCATCCCCCAGTTTCATGGGGAGCCAGGTCCCCTGGGGCAGCACCTTgggaggggggtttggggtgcccTGGACCTGCCGTCCCAAGCCTTGGGGGTGCCAGCAGAAcgtcctgcacccccaaagagCGGCGATGCCCgcagcagcctcctgccccacagccccgaGTCTGGGTCGCACCCATCCCGGGGGGCTGTGCTACCGTAAGGCCAGGCACAAAGGCCCCaggtcccctccctgcccccgcAACCCTCTTTAGACCCCCAGGACCACGAGCACCCCTCGAGCCGGCCATGGGGGCACCTATAGCGCGGAGGGGGCTCTATGCCCTGCGTACGGAGGTGGCTGCTCCTGTCCTGGAGCGGGGACAGCGGTGGCAGTGCCACCCCCAGGCCACGTGGCCATGCTGCCATCTAGCGACACCCAGCCCGGCCCACCGCGGGGCGGGGGGTCAGCCAGAGCCCGGCGCCCCGCACTGGGGGGAAGCGATGGGGCAGGACCCCCACACGGGAACCAGCCGTGTCGCGGTGCCCACAGAACCGGCCTCACCCCGCTGCCGCGCTGATGTTCGGGGGCACCTGCTTTCCCCACCTCGCCCCGATCCCCCCCAAGTGTCCGTGCAGGCTGTGGGAGCTCGCTGTGCACACCCAGCCGCTGGGCTCCCAACCCATTTATCCACCATTTTTCCACGGCACGCTGGTTTTCCCGGTATCCCCACCGTGCCAGGCGCCACCACCCCCCGGGCAGCCCAGGACAGATGTGCGCGGCCCACGCCAGCTGTGCGGTACCGGCACAGATGTGCagggcacagcacagctgcGCAAAGCGTTGTGTCCCCGCTCCTGTGCTGCTCGGTGCAGACGTGCAACGCCCTGCATGTGTGCAACGCCTCGCGCACACACAGCGCTCAGCAGGAACAAGCGCCACACCCCGTGCAACACCTTCCAGAGACACGAGCAGCGCCTTGCACACGTACGTGCAAAGCCGCGCGCGCACATGCGCACATACGCCCAGCCCCCCCCTCACGCCGCCTCCCGCGCAGGCGCGGTCAAACGGAGGAGGCGTGGCCAAGCATAGGAGGCGTGACCAATGATGGGAGGCGTGACCAATGATGGGAGGCGTGGACatcccggccccgcccgccggccccgcccggcccgccgCCGCTTGTCCCGGCCCGGCGGAGCGGGGCGCGATGGGCCCGGGCTGGCGGGCGGCTTCGGCGGCGCTGGTGGGCGGCAGCGTGGCGATCTTCGCAGCGCTGCGGCGGGCGGCACTGGCCCTGCCCCAGCCCGCCGCCGTGCGGAGCCGCCCCGGCCGCGCCTGGCGCTGGTGGAACCTCCTGGTCTCTTTCGCACACTCCGTGTTGGCAGGGCTATGGGCCCTCTTCAGGTACCGCGGGTTGCGGGCAGGGGCATGGGGCACATCCTGACCGGGGCTTCGAGCCCCAGCGAGAGCACGACCCTGGGCGCTGCCCCCAGGGGAGGAGGCACGGGGCGGGGCGGTCAGGGTCCCCGCACTGATACCCAAGTgaccccccttccctcctctcccgCAGCCTCTGGCACTCCCCGGAGCTGCTCTCCAACATCGAGGACGGCTACAGCGTCTCAGGGCACCTGCTGGTCTGCTTCTCCTCAGGTAAGGGGCCAGGCAGGGTGATGGCCATGGCCACCCCACCCCACTATGCCTTTTCAGCCTCACCCAGCCCACCCACCTGGGCTGAGCCCCCGGCTCAAGTGCCGAGCGAATCTCTGTGCCTCCTGCTTTAACCACAAACACAGAGCTCCCAGGCTGCCAGCCCTAGGGCCTGGCCGCTTCCCAACACTCAGCCAGGGCAGAGGCGTTCCCCACACCTGGCATGTGGTCATGCCACCTTCCCCCTCCTCACTGCTCCCCCTTACCACGGCAGGTGACGATGCACAAGCCCGACCCCCTCTGTTCttctccctcatcccacaggCTACTTCATCCACGACAGCCTTGACATCATCTTCAGCCACCAGTCCCGCTCATCTTGGGAGTACCTGGTGCACCATGCCATGGTGAGTACGGCCCCCGGGGCTCAGCCCATGCAGGTTTTGAGCGCTACGGTGGGGCAAGCCGGAGCCCTTCCCTCCGCCTCGCCCTGGCTGTGCATCAAGGCGAGGGCGCCCGGCGGGGCAGGACGCCTGCCAGTGTTGGCTCCGAGTGCCGGGAGCCAGACAGGTTGCCGCACCGGGTGAGGGAAAGAGCTGGAGGCTGgtcccagctccccagcacaAGGAGGTGTAGCTGGTCCCAGGGGAATGGGCTCTCCAGACTGGTTTTCCCTTAGCCCAGGTGCCTGGGGGGGGCTGGTGGGACCTCTGGGTGGCAGGGAGCAGCACTATGTATGCCAAAACCCCAGCAAGCACGGACTAGCCCCCACAGTGGGGGagagctgaccctgctgtgtCTTCCCCCACCCTCCCAGGCCATCTCTGCCTTCGTCTCGCTCATCATCACAGGCCGTTTCATGGTGGcggcggtgctgctgctgctggtggaggTGAGCAACATCTTTCTCACCTTCCGCATGCTGCTGAAGATGAGCAACGTGCCTTCCCCGGCGCTCTACAAGGCCAACAAGTACGTCAACCTGGTGATGTACTTCATCTTCCGCCTGGCGCCCCAGGTTTACCTCACCTGGTACTTCATCCGCTACGTGGAGATCCAGGGCCAGGGTGCCTTCCTCGCTGCCAACCTCCTGCTGCTCGATGCCATGATTCTCATGTACTTCTCTCGCCTCCTCCGCTCTGATTTTTGCCCCTCCCTACACAAGGGCTCTGCGGGGAGAGATGTGGATGGTGAGAAGTTTCTGATAGACTGAGATGTGTGCGCTGAGGGGGACCCGGGCTCCGGCTCCTGGAAGTTTTGGGCTCTCCAAACCTGCTCTGATGTGCCTTAGGGCTCACTCCTTGGCCCCGGGCCCTGCCTTCACCCTCTCTGTAGCCTAAAAGCTCTTCCCTGCTGGACCAGCCCAACAGCCTCACCAAGCTGTGGGGATGCCGCTGAAGCCAGGGACATGGCCGATGGGA is a window of Columba livia isolate bColLiv1 breed racing homer chromosome 20, bColLiv1.pat.W.v2, whole genome shotgun sequence DNA encoding:
- the NEK8 gene encoding serine/threonine-protein kinase Nek8 isoform X2, with protein sequence MEKYERIRVVGRGAFGIVHLCLRKADQKLVILKQIPVEQMSKDERLAAQNECQVLKLLSHPNVIEYYENFLEDKALMIAMEYAPGGTLAEFIHKRCNSLLDEDTILHFFVQILLALHHVHTKQILHRDLKTQNILLDKHRMIVKIGDFGISKILSSKSKAYTVVGTPCYISPELCEGKPYNQKSDIWALGCVLYELASLKRAFEAANLPALVLKIMSGTFAPISDRYSPDLRQLILSMLNLDPSKRPQLNEIMAQAICIRPLLNLYTDVGSVKMRRPEKPLAPVPTVTHSRTGGRVSSARPRGVRGGSARTGIPPPLSSIYTWGSGITTPLRLPMLNTEVVQVSAGRTQKAGVTKSGRLIMWEAPPMGAAGGPSLPGATEQLQPQFVSRFLEGQSGVTIKHVSCGDLFTACLTDRGIIMTFGSGSNGCLGHGNFTDVSQPKIVEALLGYEMVQVACGASHVLAVSNEREVFAWGRGDNGRLGLGTLECHNSPQQVTVPPEHEAQRVICGIDSSMVLTVKNQILACGSNRCNKLGLDRISSAEEPSAEDQVEEATTFVCAQSSPLNQEPIVCADIGTAHSAAVTASGQCYTFGSNQHGQLGTNSGRNSRVPHLVVGLQAMKVTVVACGDAFTVAIGADGEVCTWGKGARGRLGRKDEETGTPRPVQLEETHPYLVTSVACCHGNTLLAVKPAAEESPSQ
- the NEK8 gene encoding serine/threonine-protein kinase Nek8 isoform X3 produces the protein MATGSIVHLCLRKADQKLVILKQIPVEQMSKDERLAAQNECQVLKLLSHPNVIEYYENFLEDKALMIAMEYAPGGTLAEFIHKRCNSLLDEDTILHFFVQILLALHHVHTKQILHRDLKTQNILLDKHRMIVKIGDFGISKILSSKSKAYTVVGTPCYISPELCEGKPYNQKSDIWALGCVLYELASLKRAFEAANLPALVLKIMSGTFAPISDRYSPDLRQLILSMLNLDPSKRPQLNEIMAQAICIRPLLNLYTDVGSVKMRRPEKPLAPVPTVTHSRTGGRVSSARPRGVRGGSARTGIPPPLSSIYTWGSGITTPLRLPMLNTEVVQVSAGRTQKAGVTKSGRLIMWEAPPMGAAGGPSLPGATEQLQPQFVSRFLEGQSGVTIKHVSCGDLFTACLTDRGIIMTFGSGSNGCLGHGNFTDVSQPKIVEALLGYEMVQVACGASHVLAVSNEREVFAWGRGDNGRLGLGTLECHNSPQQVTVPPEHEAQRVICGIDSSMVLTVKNQILACGSNRCNKLGLDRISSAEEPSAEDQVEEATTFVCAQSSPLNQEPIVCADIGTAHSAAVTASGQCYTFGSNQHGQLGTNSGRNSRVPHLVVGLQAMKVTVVACGDAFTVAIGADGEVCTWGKGARGRLGRKDEETGTPRPVQLEETHPYLVTSVACCHGNTLLAVKPQSAWKPLQREHENW
- the NEK8 gene encoding serine/threonine-protein kinase Nek8 isoform X8, whose protein sequence is MVLGNQLFVSLLDRGTGPENLPMSLPPSTGGTLAEFIHKRCNSLLDEDTILHFFVQILLALHHVHTKQILHRDLKTQNILLDKHRMIVKIGDFGISKILSSKSKAYTVVGTPCYISPELCEGKPYNQKSDIWALGCVLYELASLKRAFEAANLPALVLKIMSGTFAPISDRYSPDLRQLILSMLNLDPSKRPQLNEIMAQAICIRPLLNLYTDVGSVKMRRPEKPLAPVPTVTHSRTGGRVSSARPRGVRGGSARTGIPPPLSSIYTWGSGITTPLRLPMLNTEVVQVSAGRTQKAGVTKSGRLIMWEAPPMGAAGGPSLPGATEQLQPQFVSRFLEGQSGVTIKHVSCGDLFTACLTDRGIIMTFGSGSNGCLGHGNFTDVSQPKIVEALLGYEMVQVACGASHVLAVSNEREVFAWGRGDNGRLGLGTLECHNSPQQVTVPPEHEAQRVICGIDSSMVLTVKNQILACGSNRCNKLGLDRISSAEEPSAEDQVEEATTFVCAQSSPLNQEPIVCADIGTAHSAAVTASGQCYTFGSNQHGQLGTNSGRNSRVPHLVVGLQAMKVTVVACGDAFTVAIGADGEVCTWGKGARGRLGRKDEETGTPRPVQLEETHPYLVTSVACCHGNTLLAVKPAAEESPSQ
- the NEK8 gene encoding serine/threonine-protein kinase Nek8 isoform X7 yields the protein MVLGNQLFVSLLDRGTGPENLPMSLPPSTGGTLAEFIHKRCNSLLDEDTILHFFVQILLALHHVHTKQILHRDLKTQNILLDKHRMIVKIGDFGISKILSSKSKAYTVVGTPCYISPELCEGKPYNQKSDIWALGCVLYELASLKRAFEAANLPALVLKIMSGTFAPISDRYSPDLRQLILSMLNLDPSKRPQLNEIMAQAICIRPLLNLYTDVGSVKMRRPEKPLAPVPTVTHSRTGGRVSSARPRGVRGGSARTGIPPPLSSIYTWGSGITTPLRLPMLNTEVVQVSAGRTQKAGVTKSGRLIMWEAPPMGAAGGPSLPGATEQLQPQFVSRFLEGQSGVTIKHVSCGDLFTACLTDRGIIMTFGSGSNGCLGHGNFTDVSQPKIVEALLGYEMVQVACGASHVLAVSNEREVFAWGRGDNGRLGLGTLECHNSPQQVTVPPEHEAQRVICGIDSSMVLTVKNQILACGSNRCNKLGLDRISSAEEPSAEDQVEEATTFVCAQSSPLNQEPIVCADIGTAHSAAVTASGQCYTFGSNQHGQLGTNSGRNSRVPHLVVGLQAMKVTVVACGDAFTVAIGADGEVCTWGKGARGRLGRKDEETGTPRPVQLEETHPYLVTSVACCHGNTLLAVKPQSAWKPLQREHENW
- the NEK8 gene encoding serine/threonine-protein kinase Nek8 isoform X6 gives rise to the protein MSKDERLAAQNECQVLKLLSHPNVIEYYENFLEDKALMIAMEYAPGGTLAEFIHKRCNSLLDEDTILHFFVQILLALHHVHTKQILHRDLKTQNILLDKHRMIVKIGDFGISKILSSKSKAYTVVGTPCYISPELCEGKPYNQKSDIWALGCVLYELASLKRAFEAANLPALVLKIMSGTFAPISDRYSPDLRQLILSMLNLDPSKRPQLNEIMAQAICIRPLLNLYTDVGSVKMRRPEKPLAPVPTVTHSRTGGRVSSARPRGVRGGSARTGIPPPLSSIYTWGSGITTPLRLPMLNTEVVQVSAGRTQKAGVTKSGRLIMWEAPPMGAAGGPSLPGATEQLQPQFVSRFLEGQSGVTIKHVSCGDLFTACLTDRGIIMTFGSGSNGCLGHGNFTDVSQPKIVEALLGYEMVQVACGASHVLAVSNEREVFAWGRGDNGRLGLGTLECHNSPQQVTVPPEHEAQRVICGIDSSMVLTVKNQILACGSNRCNKLGLDRISSAEEPSAEDQVEEATTFVCAQSSPLNQEPIVCADIGTAHSAAVTASGQCYTFGSNQHGQLGTNSGRNSRVPHLVVGLQAMKVTVVACGDAFTVAIGADGEVCTWGKGARGRLGRKDEETGTPRPVQLEETHPYLVTSVACCHGNTLLAVKPAAEESPSQ
- the NEK8 gene encoding serine/threonine-protein kinase Nek8 isoform X4 — its product is MATRRTGPIAMATGSIVHLCLRKADQKLVILKQIPVEQMSKDERLAAQNECQVLKLLSHPNVIEYYENFLEDKALMIAMEYAPGGTLAEFIHKRCNSLLDEDTILHFFVQILLALHHVHTKQILHRDLKTQNILLDKHRMIVKIGDFGISKILSSKSKAYTVVGTPCYISPELCEGKPYNQKSDIWALGCVLYELASLKRAFEAANLPALVLKIMSGTFAPISDRYSPDLRQLILSMLNLDPSKRPQLNEIMAQAICIRPLLNLYTDVGSVKMRRPEKPLAPVPTVTHSRTGGRVSSARPRGVRGGSARTGIPPPLSSIYTWGSGITTPLRLPMLNTEVVQVSAGRTQKAGVTKSGRLIMWEAPPMGAAGGPSLPGATEQLQPQFVSRFLEGQSGVTIKHVSCGDLFTACLTDRGIIMTFGSGSNGCLGHGNFTDVSQPKIVEALLGYEMVQVACGASHVLAVSNEREVFAWGRGDNGRLGLGTLECHNSPQQVTVPPEHEAQRVICGIDSSMVLTVKNQILACGSNRCNKLGLDRISSAEEPSAEDQVEEATTFVCAQSSPLNQEPIVCADIGTAHSAAVTASGQCYTFGSNQHGQLGTNSGRNSRVPHLVVGLQAMKVTVVACGDAFTVAIGADGEVCTWGKGARGRLGRKDEETGTPRPVQLEETHPYLVTSVACCHGNTLLAVKPAAEESPSQ
- the NEK8 gene encoding serine/threonine-protein kinase Nek8 isoform X5, encoding MSKDERLAAQNECQVLKLLSHPNVIEYYENFLEDKALMIAMEYAPGGTLAEFIHKRCNSLLDEDTILHFFVQILLALHHVHTKQILHRDLKTQNILLDKHRMIVKIGDFGISKILSSKSKAYTVVGTPCYISPELCEGKPYNQKSDIWALGCVLYELASLKRAFEAANLPALVLKIMSGTFAPISDRYSPDLRQLILSMLNLDPSKRPQLNEIMAQAICIRPLLNLYTDVGSVKMRRPEKPLAPVPTVTHSRTGGRVSSARPRGVRGGSARTGIPPPLSSIYTWGSGITTPLRLPMLNTEVVQVSAGRTQKAGVTKSGRLIMWEAPPMGAAGGPSLPGATEQLQPQFVSRFLEGQSGVTIKHVSCGDLFTACLTDRGIIMTFGSGSNGCLGHGNFTDVSQPKIVEALLGYEMVQVACGASHVLAVSNEREVFAWGRGDNGRLGLGTLECHNSPQQVTVPPEHEAQRVICGIDSSMVLTVKNQILACGSNRCNKLGLDRISSAEEPSAEDQVEEATTFVCAQSSPLNQEPIVCADIGTAHSAAVTASGQCYTFGSNQHGQLGTNSGRNSRVPHLVVGLQAMKVTVVACGDAFTVAIGADGEVCTWGKGARGRLGRKDEETGTPRPVQLEETHPYLVTSVACCHGNTLLAVKPQSAWKPLQREHENW